The proteins below are encoded in one region of Neisseria bacilliformis:
- the thiE gene encoding thiamine phosphate synthase codes for MTFPPLKSPLKFYAVVSTAEWVARMVKAGADTVQLRCKTLSGEALRREIAECVAACAGSKTQLFINDHWREAIAAGAYGVHLGQEDMDTADLAAIAAAGLRLGLSTHSVDELARALSVHPSYVASGAIFPTTTKQMPTAPQGLDKLREYVRQAGSTPVVAIGGIDLGNAAQVLQTGVSSLAVVRAVTEAENPEAVVKAFQALWE; via the coding sequence ATGACATTCCCGCCCTTAAAATCCCCGCTCAAATTCTACGCCGTCGTCTCCACCGCCGAGTGGGTGGCGCGGATGGTAAAAGCGGGCGCGGACACGGTGCAGTTGCGCTGCAAAACCTTATCGGGCGAGGCGTTGCGCCGCGAAATTGCCGAATGCGTCGCCGCCTGCGCGGGCAGCAAAACGCAGCTTTTTATCAACGACCATTGGCGCGAAGCCATCGCGGCGGGCGCATACGGCGTGCATCTCGGGCAGGAAGACATGGACACCGCCGACCTGGCCGCCATCGCCGCCGCAGGGCTGCGCCTCGGTTTGAGCACGCATTCCGTTGACGAGCTTGCCCGCGCCCTGTCGGTGCACCCCAGCTATGTGGCCAGCGGCGCGATTTTCCCCACCACCACCAAGCAAATGCCCACCGCGCCGCAGGGCTTGGACAAACTGCGCGAATATGTGCGCCAGGCGGGCAGCACGCCCGTAGTCGCCATCGGCGGCATCGATTTGGGCAACGCCGCGCAAGTGCTGCAAACCGGCGTGTCGTCGCTGGCGGTCGTCCGCGCCGTTACCGAAGCCGAAAACCCCGAAGCCGTGGTGAAGGCGTTTCAGGCGTTGTGGGAGTAG
- a CDS encoding nuclease-related domain-containing protein encodes MGNLMWLLLLAIAVSLLGAFLRSPTVKGKMGEAAVRSRLGGELDGSVYREFHDLIIPSRNGTTQIDHIYVSAYGIFVVETKNYSGWIFGGEKQARWTQTIYKEKHYFQNPLRQNYAHIKALAALLKLPEAKFHSLVVFLGDCEFKTEMPPNVCRLRRAAEYIESFQTALLSENELEAVIRTLSSEEYRADSGKLREHKARLRERHRN; translated from the coding sequence ATGGGCAATCTGATGTGGCTGCTGCTTTTAGCAATCGCCGTATCGCTGTTGGGCGCGTTTTTACGCAGTCCGACAGTAAAGGGAAAAATGGGCGAAGCTGCCGTGCGTTCGCGTTTGGGCGGCGAGCTGGATGGAAGCGTGTATCGGGAATTTCATGATCTGATTATTCCTTCGCGCAACGGCACAACCCAAATCGATCATATTTATGTATCGGCATACGGGATATTCGTGGTCGAAACCAAAAATTACTCCGGCTGGATTTTCGGTGGCGAAAAACAGGCGCGGTGGACACAGACGATTTATAAAGAAAAGCACTATTTTCAAAACCCGCTGCGGCAGAATTACGCCCATATCAAAGCACTCGCCGCGCTGCTGAAACTGCCCGAAGCCAAATTTCATTCGCTGGTCGTGTTTCTCGGCGATTGCGAGTTTAAAACCGAAATGCCGCCGAACGTCTGCCGCTTGCGTCGCGCCGCCGAATATATTGAAAGTTTTCAGACGGCCTTATTAAGCGAAAATGAGCTTGAAGCCGTTATCCGCACACTCTCATCGGAAGAATACAGAGCCGACAGCGGGAAATTGCGCGAACATAAAGCCCGTTTGCGCGAACGCCATCGGAATTAA
- a CDS encoding META domain-containing protein, with amino-acid sequence MKTILPTAALFALAACAAPEAQQAAEPAPAPQTRAQAPAPTLAGEWRIAELGGQTLPADARARISFDAARSAFNGSAGCNSLFGSYQADGASLKFGDTASTLMACEPALMKREQALSSALRRTAAYGFDNGALVLKNKQGKTLLKAVK; translated from the coding sequence ATGAAAACCATTCTGCCAACCGCCGCACTCTTCGCCCTCGCCGCCTGCGCCGCGCCCGAAGCCCAGCAGGCCGCCGAACCCGCCCCTGCGCCGCAAACCCGCGCCCAAGCTCCCGCACCGACGCTGGCGGGCGAATGGCGCATTGCCGAGTTGGGCGGCCAAACCCTGCCTGCCGATGCCCGCGCCCGCATCTCGTTTGATGCGGCACGTTCCGCATTCAACGGCAGCGCGGGCTGCAACAGCCTGTTCGGCAGCTATCAGGCCGACGGCGCAAGCCTGAAATTCGGCGACACCGCCTCCACCCTGATGGCCTGCGAACCCGCGCTGATGAAGCGCGAACAGGCGCTGTCGTCCGCCCTGCGCCGAACCGCCGCCTACGGATTTGACAACGGCGCGCTGGTGTTGAAAAACAAACAGGGCAAAACGCTGCTCAAAGCGGTGAAATAG
- a CDS encoding FAD-dependent oxidoreductase, whose amino-acid sequence MTSNIAIVGGGLSGRLTAMQLAERGCAVSLFEKGGRAGENAAAYVAAAMLAPAAEAADATPEAILLGEKSVALWRGIIGRLKTSAMMQENGSLIVWHTQDKPLAVQFEQRLNKAGAQSVHWHSDDIAANEPQLAGRFSDGLYLPDEGQLDNRQVLNALADQLDTLGVKTHWHTETAPEKLAGQYDWIIDCRGYGAKDAWNNRPSENGSRLRGVRGEVVRVYAPEVELRRPVRLLHPRYPLYIAPKENHLFVIGATQLESESQAPVSVRSGLELLSALYAVHPAFGEAQVVETGTGLRPTLNHHNPEIRYDTAARIIEINGLFRHGFMIAPAVTAAAVRLADCLFDGKPAPDFDEESGLAYIRL is encoded by the coding sequence ATGACCTCCAACATCGCCATCGTCGGCGGCGGACTCTCCGGCCGCCTCACCGCCATGCAGCTTGCCGAGCGCGGCTGTGCCGTCAGCCTGTTTGAAAAAGGCGGCAGGGCGGGCGAAAACGCCGCCGCCTACGTGGCCGCCGCCATGCTCGCGCCCGCTGCCGAAGCCGCCGACGCCACGCCCGAAGCCATTTTGCTCGGCGAAAAAAGCGTCGCCCTCTGGCGCGGCATCATCGGCCGTCTGAAAACCAGCGCCATGATGCAGGAAAACGGCAGCCTGATTGTGTGGCACACGCAGGACAAACCTCTTGCCGTGCAGTTTGAACAGCGGCTGAACAAAGCCGGCGCACAAAGCGTGCACTGGCATTCAGACGACATCGCCGCCAACGAGCCGCAGCTTGCGGGGCGTTTTTCAGACGGCCTTTATCTGCCTGACGAAGGCCAGCTTGACAACCGCCAAGTGTTGAACGCCCTGGCCGACCAGCTCGACACCCTCGGCGTAAAAACGCATTGGCACACCGAAACCGCGCCCGAGAAGCTCGCAGGGCAATACGACTGGATCATCGACTGTCGCGGCTACGGCGCAAAAGACGCTTGGAACAACAGGCCGTCTGAAAACGGCAGCCGCTTGCGCGGCGTGCGCGGCGAAGTCGTGCGCGTGTATGCCCCCGAAGTCGAATTGCGCCGCCCCGTGCGCCTGCTGCACCCGCGCTATCCGCTCTACATCGCCCCGAAAGAAAACCACCTGTTTGTGATCGGCGCAACCCAGCTCGAAAGCGAAAGCCAAGCCCCCGTGAGCGTACGCAGCGGCTTGGAGCTGTTGTCGGCACTCTACGCCGTCCACCCCGCCTTCGGCGAAGCGCAGGTGGTGGAAACCGGCACCGGACTGCGCCCCACGCTCAACCACCACAACCCCGAAATCCGCTACGACACCGCCGCGCGTATCATCGAAATCAACGGCCTGTTCCGCCACGGCTTCATGATCGCCCCCGCCGTAACCGCCGCCGCCGTGCGCCTGGCCGACTGTTTGTTTGACGGCAAGCCCGCGCCCGATTTCGACGAAGAGAGCGGATTGGCGTATATTAGGTTGTGA
- the cytX gene encoding putative hydroxymethylpyrimidine transporter CytX, giving the protein MSGKPLSASSAALIWFGASVSVTEIAAGTLFAPLGWERGMLAQILGHVIGGLLFFAAAYIGAATGKSAMESVRLSFGRRGSVLFSAANVLQLVGWTAVMVFYGAQVSAALGAGLFAADSYLLWALAIGALIVVWLLAGARETGRLKIMIVAAMLLIMLWLSWKVFGATPAAVAPAGEMSFGTAVELSAAMPLSWLPLAADYTRHSQCPKAAAAASAVSYTLTSCWMYALGLAAALFTGQSDAAQILLGAGLVSAGVFVVVVSTVTTAFLDTYSAGVSANNIWRGFAEIPVAVAVTVIGTVLAVFLTMSEYEGFLLWIASVFAPMAAVMITDFFVMKRRDTGLDFDWAGLAVWLAGFVLYRYLLATGWESGIGLTAPVMAAVAVLTVAVRGVFGRKAV; this is encoded by the coding sequence ATGTCGGGCAAACCCCTTTCTGCTTCTTCCGCCGCGCTGATTTGGTTCGGCGCGTCGGTGTCTGTAACCGAAATCGCCGCCGGTACGCTGTTTGCGCCTTTGGGCTGGGAGCGCGGGATGCTGGCGCAGATACTCGGCCACGTCATCGGCGGGCTGCTGTTTTTTGCGGCGGCGTATATCGGCGCGGCCACGGGCAAAAGCGCGATGGAGAGCGTGCGCCTGTCGTTCGGGCGGCGCGGGTCGGTGCTGTTTTCGGCGGCCAATGTGTTGCAGCTTGTGGGCTGGACGGCGGTGATGGTGTTTTACGGCGCACAAGTGAGCGCGGCTTTGGGCGCGGGCTTGTTTGCGGCGGATTCGTATCTGCTGTGGGCTTTGGCGATTGGTGCGCTGATTGTGGTGTGGCTGCTGGCGGGGGCGCGGGAGACAGGTCGTCTGAAAATCATGATTGTGGCGGCGATGCTGCTGATTATGCTGTGGCTCAGTTGGAAAGTGTTCGGCGCAACGCCTGCTGCCGTCGCACCTGCGGGTGAGATGAGTTTCGGCACGGCGGTGGAATTGTCGGCGGCGATGCCTTTGTCGTGGCTGCCGCTGGCGGCAGACTACACGCGCCATTCGCAATGCCCCAAAGCCGCTGCGGCCGCCTCGGCTGTGTCTTACACGCTGACCAGCTGCTGGATGTACGCGCTGGGCTTGGCGGCCGCGCTGTTTACGGGGCAGAGCGACGCGGCGCAGATTCTGCTGGGCGCGGGGCTGGTGTCGGCGGGCGTGTTTGTGGTGGTGGTGTCCACCGTTACCACGGCGTTTCTCGACACTTATTCCGCCGGCGTGAGCGCAAACAATATCTGGCGCGGCTTTGCCGAAATTCCCGTGGCCGTGGCGGTAACGGTCATCGGCACGGTGCTGGCGGTGTTCCTCACCATGAGCGAATACGAGGGCTTTCTGCTTTGGATTGCCTCGGTGTTCGCGCCGATGGCGGCGGTGATGATTACCGACTTTTTCGTGATGAAACGCCGCGACACCGGCCTCGATTTCGACTGGGCGGGGCTGGCGGTGTGGCTGGCGGGCTTTGTGTTATACCGTTATTTACTGGCAACGGGCTGGGAGAGCGGTATCGGCCTGACCGCGCCCGTGATGGCGGCGGTGGCAGTGCTGACCGTGGCCGTGCGCGGTGTATTTGGCAGAAAGGCTGTCTGA
- a CDS encoding PTS sugar transporter subunit IIA, producing MIGIIIVTHETLGKAYAELACHFFPEVPACVRILGVARTEDHEDVIRRISALIDETAAPNGTLVLADIFGATPCNGARKLVVPGRVAMLTGLNAPMLIKAVQYCVGADNLENFTESVRQAAVNGIIAVTRAGETES from the coding sequence ATGATCGGCATCATCATCGTAACCCACGAAACCCTCGGCAAAGCCTACGCGGAGCTGGCCTGCCATTTTTTCCCCGAAGTGCCCGCCTGCGTGCGCATCCTCGGCGTGGCGCGCACCGAAGACCACGAAGACGTCATCCGCCGCATCAGTGCCCTCATCGACGAAACCGCCGCCCCAAACGGCACGCTGGTGCTGGCCGACATCTTCGGCGCAACCCCGTGCAACGGCGCGCGCAAGCTGGTCGTGCCCGGCCGGGTCGCCATGCTCACCGGCCTGAACGCGCCAATGCTTATCAAGGCCGTGCAATACTGCGTCGGCGCGGACAATCTGGAAAACTTCACCGAATCGGTGCGCCAAGCCGCCGTAAACGGCATCATCGCCGTTACCCGGGCGGGCGAAACAGAAAGCTGA
- a CDS encoding HPr family phosphocarrier protein → MLKQDIEIINKLGLHARASSKFVQTASPFKSEVWVTRNGQRVNGKSIMGLMMLAAAKGSTVTLETDGADETAAMQALAGLINDRFGEGE, encoded by the coding sequence ATGCTCAAACAAGACATCGAAATCATCAACAAACTCGGCCTGCACGCCCGCGCGTCCAGCAAATTCGTTCAGACGGCCTCCCCCTTCAAAAGCGAAGTCTGGGTAACGCGCAACGGGCAGCGCGTCAACGGCAAAAGCATCATGGGGCTGATGATGCTCGCCGCCGCCAAAGGCAGCACGGTTACGCTGGAAACCGACGGCGCGGACGAAACCGCCGCCATGCAGGCACTGGCCGGCCTGATCAACGACCGTTTCGGCGAAGGAGAATAA
- the ptsP gene encoding phosphoenolpyruvate--protein phosphotransferase: MGIVLHGVAAGKGIAIGRAHLVVRGRGEVPQYTLAENETAAEIARFEAAVKTTRRQLEQIRSAIPENAPTELGAFISLHLMLLTDVTLSREPADIIEEQQINAEWALKIQTDRLSAQFDAMDDEYLRARKQDMLQVAERIHNNLIGSGNELNLDANLLDDTILIANDLSPADTVQFKEQRVTAFVTDAGGPTSHTAILGRSLDIPSVIGLSNARSLISEHEWVIVDGINGILIINPDDIVTAEYRRRLRAYKSKQRELNKLKNTAATTADGTQIELSANIETADDIKALHTLGGDGVGLFRSEYLYLNRDTLPDEEEQYAVYANLVKKLKGKPLTIRTVDLGVDKNPRWFGQNATPNGSLNPALGLTGIRLSLAEPVMFRTQMRAILRAATEGPVKIMWPMITSVDEIKQCRVHLDTARRQLAERGETFGSVQAGCMIEIPSAALTVSSLLKHADFISIGTNDLIQYTLSVDRGDDAVSYLYQPAHPAILRLLAHILRTAHRMNKPVSLCGEMAGDTLYTRLLLGMGLRSFSMNTNNILAVKDIVIHSSIDRLEQDILRILRNEDPDKADKLLKQLNSQEEAV; encoded by the coding sequence ATGGGCATCGTGCTGCACGGCGTGGCGGCGGGCAAAGGCATCGCCATCGGCCGCGCCCATCTGGTTGTGCGCGGGCGCGGCGAAGTGCCGCAATACACGCTGGCCGAAAACGAAACCGCCGCCGAAATCGCGCGTTTTGAAGCGGCGGTGAAAACCACCCGCCGCCAGCTCGAACAAATCCGCAGCGCGATTCCCGAAAACGCCCCTACCGAACTGGGCGCGTTCATCTCCCTGCACCTGATGCTGCTCACCGACGTAACCCTCTCGCGCGAACCGGCCGACATCATCGAAGAGCAGCAGATCAACGCCGAATGGGCGTTAAAAATCCAAACCGACCGCCTGTCCGCCCAGTTTGACGCCATGGACGACGAATACCTGCGGGCGCGCAAACAAGACATGCTGCAAGTGGCCGAACGCATCCACAACAACCTCATCGGCAGCGGCAACGAGCTCAACCTCGACGCCAACCTCCTCGACGACACCATCCTCATCGCCAACGACCTCTCCCCCGCCGACACCGTCCAATTCAAAGAACAGCGCGTAACCGCCTTCGTAACCGACGCCGGCGGCCCCACCAGCCACACCGCCATCCTCGGCCGCAGCCTCGACATCCCCTCCGTCATCGGCCTCTCCAACGCCCGCAGCCTCATCAGCGAACACGAATGGGTGATTGTGGACGGCATCAACGGCATCCTCATCATCAACCCCGACGACATCGTAACCGCCGAATACCGCCGCCGCCTGCGCGCCTACAAAAGCAAACAGCGCGAACTGAACAAACTCAAAAACACCGCCGCCACCACCGCCGACGGCACCCAAATCGAACTGTCCGCCAACATCGAAACCGCCGACGACATCAAAGCCCTGCACACCCTCGGCGGCGACGGCGTCGGCCTCTTCCGCAGCGAATATCTCTACCTCAACCGCGACACCCTGCCCGACGAAGAAGAACAATACGCCGTCTATGCCAACCTCGTAAAAAAACTCAAAGGCAAACCCCTCACCATCCGCACCGTCGACTTGGGCGTAGACAAAAACCCCCGCTGGTTCGGCCAAAACGCCACCCCCAACGGCAGCCTCAACCCCGCCCTCGGCCTCACCGGCATCCGCCTCTCCCTGGCCGAACCCGTCATGTTCCGCACCCAGATGCGCGCCATCCTGCGTGCCGCCACCGAAGGCCCCGTCAAAATCATGTGGCCGATGATCACCTCCGTGGACGAAATCAAACAATGCCGCGTCCACCTCGACACCGCCCGCCGCCAGCTCGCCGAACGCGGCGAAACCTTCGGCAGCGTGCAGGCCGGCTGCATGATCGAAATCCCCTCCGCCGCCCTCACCGTGTCCAGCCTGCTCAAACACGCCGACTTCATCTCCATCGGCACCAACGACCTCATCCAATACACCCTCTCCGTCGACCGTGGCGACGACGCCGTCAGCTACCTCTACCAGCCCGCCCACCCCGCCATCCTGCGCCTGCTCGCCCACATCCTGCGCACCGCCCACCGCATGAACAAACCCGTCTCCCTGTGCGGCGAAATGGCCGGCGACACCCTCTACACCCGCCTGTTGCTGGGCATGGGGCTGCGCAGCTTCTCCATGAACACCAACAACATCCTCGCCGTAAAAGACATCGTCATCCACAGCAGCATCGACCGCCTCGAACAAGACATCCTGCGCATCCTGCGCAACGAAGACCCCGACAAAGCAGACAAACTGCTCAAACAGCTCAACAGCCAGGAAGAGGCCGTCTGA